In Chitinivibrionia bacterium, a genomic segment contains:
- the murI gene encoding glutamate racemase, producing MSSTQPIALFDSGVGGLTVMGELSKIMPDEQLIYFGDTLRCPYGDRSVETIRKFSIEITKFLLNYDVKMIIAACNTVSSVALDCVSEIAPDIPVIGVVESGCRAAVESSRAKKIGVIGTRATIGAGAYGNGIRAINPDIVVFEKACPLLVHLVEEGEIKEKIIDKVIEEYLSDLLDLGIDSLVLACTHYPLLYDAFLRCVGSGVALINGAEFTAKAAKKILAENDLLADKRLRQDILFATDITPQFERLSSVFLRGEKKKIEKVKL from the coding sequence ATGAGCTCAACGCAACCTATTGCCTTGTTTGATTCGGGGGTAGGCGGACTTACAGTAATGGGCGAACTGTCGAAAATTATGCCCGACGAGCAACTTATCTATTTCGGCGACACATTGCGCTGTCCTTACGGCGACAGAAGCGTGGAAACCATACGAAAATTCAGCATTGAAATAACGAAATTTCTATTAAACTACGACGTTAAAATGATAATTGCGGCTTGCAATACCGTATCTTCCGTTGCGCTCGATTGCGTAAGCGAAATTGCACCTGATATTCCCGTAATCGGCGTTGTGGAATCGGGGTGTCGGGCGGCGGTCGAAAGCTCGCGGGCGAAAAAAATCGGCGTTATCGGCACCCGCGCGACAATCGGCGCTGGAGCTTACGGCAATGGAATTCGGGCGATAAATCCCGACATTGTAGTGTTTGAAAAAGCGTGTCCTTTGCTTGTGCATTTGGTTGAAGAGGGCGAAATTAAAGAAAAAATAATTGATAAGGTTATCGAAGAATATTTATCGGATTTGCTTGATTTGGGAATTGACTCGCTCGTTTTGGCTTGCACTCATTATCCGCTTTTGTATGACGCTTTTTTGCGTTGTGTCGGAAGCGGGGTAGCGCTTATAAACGGCGCGGAATTTACGGCAAAAGCGGCAAAAAAAATACTTGCCGAAAACGATTTGTTGGCGGATAAACGACTAAGGCAAGATATTCTGTTTGCTACAGATATTACTCCTCAGTTCGAGCGATTGTCGAGCGTGTTTTTGCGCGGCGAAAAAAAGAAAATAGAGAAGGTGAAATTATGA
- a CDS encoding N-acetylmuramoyl-L-alanine amidase, which translates to MKKIIVFFLMFFSAISAADFERWEIVGLSGTANPIETLNDAANGIFVPVFAVWRHLNFNRSERGDTLIVRSGQNELRLLKNSDKYLFNGKAASLNHSTIVKNNTTYSDIESFVMVMNKVSGLFFIPDMTTRQIRVSRTSPTPPAQTVASPAATTPAPVARGASNVSGIVVIDPGHGGRDPGAIGPNGVMEKDVVLAIAQEVKKFLAKHEGIQVFMTRDEDVFVPLRSRTEFANNKNADLFISIHTNASTNANLGGYKMYFLSEANNEMDEMSARMENSVLGFEGIDMTELSDIEAVLLSLANSEFIRESQEFSIMIERSFARNIRELRRLHTGVGQANFLVLAGAAMPAVLVETGFISNTREEKLLSDPKFQRRAGEGLGEAIIEFLRKYPSMAVGR; encoded by the coding sequence GTGAAAAAAATAATAGTTTTTTTTCTGATGTTTTTTTCTGCGATTTCCGCCGCTGATTTTGAGCGCTGGGAAATTGTCGGGCTTTCGGGAACCGCCAATCCCATAGAAACGCTTAACGATGCCGCAAATGGAATTTTTGTGCCTGTGTTTGCAGTGTGGCGACACCTTAATTTTAATAGAAGCGAGCGTGGCGACACTTTAATTGTTCGGTCGGGACAAAACGAATTACGTTTGTTGAAAAACAGCGACAAGTATCTGTTTAATGGAAAAGCGGCAAGTCTTAATCATTCTACTATTGTAAAAAACAACACAACTTATAGTGATATAGAGTCATTTGTTATGGTGATGAATAAAGTGAGCGGTTTGTTCTTTATTCCGGATATGACAACACGTCAAATTCGCGTAAGCAGGACATCGCCAACGCCGCCTGCGCAAACCGTTGCAAGCCCTGCCGCAACCACTCCCGCTCCTGTTGCAAGAGGCGCGAGTAATGTTTCGGGAATAGTCGTTATCGACCCCGGACACGGCGGCAGAGATCCGGGGGCGATTGGTCCAAACGGCGTTATGGAAAAAGATGTTGTTTTGGCTATTGCGCAAGAGGTTAAAAAATTTCTTGCAAAACACGAAGGAATACAGGTTTTTATGACCCGCGATGAAGACGTTTTCGTTCCGTTGAGGTCGCGAACGGAGTTTGCAAACAATAAAAACGCCGACCTTTTTATTTCTATTCATACGAATGCTTCCACTAATGCAAATCTCGGCGGCTACAAAATGTATTTTTTGAGCGAGGCGAACAACGAAATGGACGAAATGTCGGCGCGTATGGAAAACTCAGTGTTGGGATTTGAAGGAATAGATATGACCGAATTAAGCGACATAGAAGCGGTTTTGCTTTCTCTGGCAAACAGCGAATTTATAAGAGAAAGCCAGGAATTTTCAATAATGATCGAAAGAAGTTTTGCTCGAAATATACGCGAACTTCGGCGGCTTCACACAGGGGTTGGACAGGCGAATTTCCTTGTTTTGGCGGGTGCGGCTATGCCTGCGGTTTTGGTCGAAACGGGATTTATATCCAATACTCGCGAAGAAAAATTGCTCTCCGATCCAAAATTTCAGCGGCGCGCAGGCGAGGGGCTCGGCGAGGCGATTATCGAGTTTTTGAGAAAATATCCGTCTATGGCGGTTGGCAGATGA
- the smpB gene encoding SsrA-binding protein SmpB, translating to MQKKQEKNTGTYTKNIAQNRKARHDYEVIDSWEAGIELTGTEVKSLRAGKINIADSFAEVKKGQVWLQNLHISPYDHGNRFNHEATRQRRLLMHKKQIDYLFRETHRQPLTLIPLSIYFKKQWVKVQIGLCKGLKKYDKRQKIAEEESKRRLAALKKMR from the coding sequence ATGCAAAAAAAGCAAGAAAAAAACACCGGGACATACACAAAAAACATCGCGCAAAACCGAAAGGCGCGGCACGACTACGAAGTCATTGACTCGTGGGAAGCGGGGATTGAGCTTACGGGAACGGAAGTAAAATCGCTTCGGGCGGGGAAAATCAATATTGCCGACAGTTTTGCGGAGGTTAAAAAAGGGCAGGTTTGGCTTCAGAATTTGCACATAAGTCCGTATGACCACGGAAATCGCTTTAACCACGAAGCTACGCGCCAACGTCGGCTTCTTATGCACAAAAAGCAGATTGATTACTTGTTTCGCGAAACGCACAGACAACCGCTTACGCTTATTCCGCTTTCTATTTACTTCAAAAAACAGTGGGTGAAAGTGCAAATCGGACTTTGCAAAGGTCTTAAAAAATACGACAAACGTCAAAAAATCGCCGAAGAAGAAAGCAAAAGACGGCTTGCGGCGCTAAAAAAAATGAGGTAG